Proteins co-encoded in one Meiothermus sp. genomic window:
- a CDS encoding S1C family serine protease, translating into MSMRNASIALGLLLTVGGGVLWFNLSKSQSPLPAPSEPQVQTQAQSFDQNRALLENERNTVDIVQRSGDGVVFVAVRSAPQAGRDFGFFSPFLQPQPQEGTGSGFVLDQDGLILTNYHVIEGADQITVRFHNDPKSYPARVVGRAEPLDLALIRVQAPREKLKPMRLADSDQVRVGQKAIAMGNPFGLEFTVTEGIVSAIRRNPNDGSGDGKGAFVPTVIQTDAAINPGNSGGPLLNSRGEVIGINTFIYSTTGAFGSAQSAGIGFAIPINLAKQYLADLKAGKDITAEEILRSRPRLGVTLSLLSMSEYPENIRRQNRLPDTGLMIQQVERGSPAERAGLRAATRTVQLQLRTGQVIELGVNGDILLEADGNPINNINDLRAVLLSKKPGEAVNLKVWRDGQTRDVRVVPQVIR; encoded by the coding sequence TCCTAACGGTGGGGGGTGGGGTACTTTGGTTCAACCTGAGCAAGAGTCAGAGTCCGCTTCCGGCCCCTAGCGAGCCGCAAGTGCAGACCCAGGCGCAATCGTTTGACCAGAACCGGGCTTTGCTCGAGAACGAACGCAACACTGTGGATATTGTGCAGCGCAGCGGGGATGGGGTGGTGTTTGTGGCGGTGCGGAGTGCGCCACAGGCAGGCCGCGACTTTGGCTTTTTCTCGCCCTTTTTGCAGCCTCAACCACAAGAAGGTACAGGTTCAGGCTTTGTGCTCGATCAGGATGGCCTGATCCTGACCAACTACCACGTGATCGAGGGAGCCGACCAGATTACGGTGCGCTTTCACAACGACCCCAAAAGCTACCCCGCCCGGGTAGTAGGCCGTGCCGAGCCTCTCGACCTGGCCCTGATCCGGGTACAGGCCCCGCGGGAGAAACTCAAGCCCATGCGCCTGGCCGACTCCGACCAGGTGCGCGTAGGCCAGAAGGCCATTGCCATGGGCAACCCGTTTGGGCTGGAATTTACCGTCACTGAAGGCATTGTCTCGGCCATCCGGCGCAACCCCAACGACGGTAGCGGCGATGGTAAGGGTGCTTTTGTGCCCACCGTAATCCAGACCGATGCCGCCATCAACCCCGGCAACTCCGGGGGGCCGCTGCTCAACTCCCGCGGCGAGGTGATCGGCATCAACACCTTTATCTACAGCACCACCGGGGCTTTTGGCAGCGCCCAGTCGGCGGGCATCGGCTTTGCCATCCCCATCAACCTGGCCAAGCAGTACCTGGCCGACCTCAAGGCCGGCAAGGATATCACTGCCGAGGAAATCCTGCGTTCCCGCCCCCGCCTGGGCGTGACCCTGTCGCTGCTCTCGATGAGTGAATACCCCGAGAACATCCGCCGCCAGAACCGCCTGCCCGATACCGGCCTGATGATTCAGCAGGTCGAGCGGGGGAGCCCCGCCGAACGGGCCGGGCTGCGGGCGGCTACCCGCACGGTGCAGCTTCAGCTTCGTACCGGCCAGGTAATTGAGCTGGGGGTCAATGGCGATATTCTGCTCGAGGCCGACGGCAACCCCATCAATAACATCAACGACCTGCGGGCAGTGCTGCTCTCCAAGAAGCCAGGTGAAGCCGTGAACCTGAAGGTCTGGCGGGATGGTCAGACCCGGGATGTGCGAGTGGTGCCACAGGTGATCCGCTAA